A genomic segment from Callithrix jacchus isolate 240 chromosome 8, calJac240_pri, whole genome shotgun sequence encodes:
- the CKB gene encoding creatine kinase B-type — protein sequence MPFSNSHNTLKLRFPAEDEFPDLSSHNNHMAKVLTPELYAELRAKSTPSGFTLDDVIQTGVDNPGHPYIMTVGCVAGDEESYEVFKDLFDPIIEDRHGGYKPSDEHKTDLNPDNLQGGDDLDPNYVLSSRVRTGRSIRGFCLPPHCSRGERRAIEKLAVEALSSLDGDLAGRYYALKSMTEAEQQQLIDDHFLFDKPVSPLLLASGMARDWPDARGIWHNDNKTFLVWVNEEDHLRVISMQKGGNMKEVFTRFCTGLTQIETLFKSKNYEFMWNPHLGYILTCPSNLGTGLRAGVHIKLPHLGKHEKFSEVLKRLRLQKRGTGGVDTAAVGGVFDVSNADRLGFSEVELVQMVVDGVKLLIEMEQRLEQGQAIDDLMPAQK from the exons ATGCCGTTCTCCAACAGCCACAACACGCTGAAGCTGCGCTTCCCGGCCGAGGACGAATTCCCCGACCTGAGCAGCCACAACAACCACATGGCCAAGGTGCTGACCCCCGAGCTGTACGCGGAGCTGCGCGCCAAGAGCACGCCGAGCGGCTTCACGCTGGACGACGTCATCCAGACGGGCGTGGACAACCCGG GCCACCCATACATCATGACCGTGGGCTGCGTGGCGGGCGACGAGGAATCCTACGAAGTGTTCAAGGATCTGTTCGACCCCATCATCGAGGACCGGCATGGCGGCTACAAGCCCAGCGATGAGCACAAGACTGACCTCAACCCCGACAACCTGCAG GGCGGCGACGACCTGGACCCCAACTACGTGCTGAGCTCCCGGGTGCGCACGGGCCGCAGCATCCGCGGCTTCTGCCTCCCCCCGCACTGCAGCCGCGGGGAGCGCCGCGCCATCGAGAAGCTCGCGGTGGAAG CCCTGTCCAGCCTGGACGGCGACCTGGCTGGCCGATACTACGCGCTCAAGAGCATGACGGAGGCGGAGCAGCAGCAGCTCATCGACGACCACTTCCTCTTTGACAAGCCCGTGTCTCCTCTGCTCCTGGCCTCGGGCATGGCCCGCGACTGGCCGGACGCCCGCGGCATCTG GCACAATGACAATAAAACCTTCCTGGTGTGGGTCAACGAGGAGGACCACCTTCGGGTCATCTCCATGCAGAAGGGGGGCAACATGAAGGAAGTGTTCACCCGCTTCTGCACCGGCCTCACTCAG ATTGAAACTCTTTTCAAGTCTAAGAACTATGAGTTCATGTGGAACCCTCACCTGGGCTACATCCTCACCTGCCCATCCAACCTGGGCACAGGGCTGCGGGCAGGTGTGCATATCAAGCTGCCCCACCTGGGCAAGCACGAGAAATTCTCGGAGGTGCTTAAGCGGCTTCGACTTCAGAAGCGAGGCACAG GCGGTGTGGACACAGCTGCGGTGGGCGGGGTCTTCGACGTCTCCAACGCGGACCGCCTGGGCTTCTCGGAGGTGGAGCTGGTGCAGATGGTGGTGGACGGAGTGAAGCTGCTCATCGAGATGGAGCAGCGGCTGGAACAGGGCCAGGCCATCGACGACCTCATGCCTGCCCAGAAGTGA
- the TRMT61A gene encoding tRNA (adenine(58)-N(1))-methyltransferase catalytic subunit TRMT61A yields the protein MSFVAYEELIKEGDTAILSLGHGAMVAVRVQRGAQTQTRHGVLRHSVDLIGRPFGSKVTCGRGGWVYVLHPTPELWTLNLPHRTQILYSTDIALITMMLELRPGSVVCESGTGSGSVSHAIIRTIAPTGHLHTVEFHQQRAEKAREEFQEHRVGRWVTVRTQDVCRSGFGVSHVADAVFLDIPSPWEAVGHAWDALKVEGGRFCSFSPCIEQVQRTCQALAARGFSELSTLEVLPQVYNVRTVSLPLPDLGSGTDGPAGPDTSPFRSGTPMKEAVGHTGYLTFATKIPG from the exons ATGAGCTTCGTGGCATACGAGGAGCTGATCAAGGAGGGTGACACAGCCATCCTGTCACTGGGCCATGGTGCAATGGTGGCAGTGCGTGTGCAGCGTGGGGCACAGACCCAGACCCGGCATGGTGTCCTGCGACACTCAGTTGACCTTATCGGCCGCCCCTTCGGCTCCAAGGTGACGTGTGGCCGAGGTGGCTGGGTGTACGTGCTGCACCCCACGCCTGAGCTCTGGACGCTGAACCTGCCGCACCGCACGCAGATCCTCTACTCCACGGACATCGCCCTCATCACCATGATGCTGGAGCTTCGGCCCGGCTCTGTGGTCTGTGAGTCTG GCACGGGCAGTGGCTCTGTGTCCCACGCCATCATCCGCACTATTGCACCCACCGGCCACTTGCATACGGTGGAGTTCCACCAGCAGCGGGCAGAGAAGGCACGGGAGGAGTTCCAGGAGCACCGCGTGGGCCGCTGGGTGACCGTGCGCACACAGGACGTATGCCGCAGTGGCTTTGGCGTGAGCCACGTGGCTGATGCCGTCTTCCTGGACATCCCGTCACCCTGGGAGGCTGTGGGACATGCCTGGGATGCCCTCAAGGTGGAAG GCGGGCGCTTCTGCTCCTTCTCGCCGTGCATCGAGCAGGTGCAGCGCACGTGCCAGGCGCTGGCGGCGCGCGGCTTCTCAGAGCTGAGCACCCTGGAGGTGCTGCCGCAGGTCTACAACGTGCGCACTGTCAGCCTGCCACTGCCCGACCTGGGCTCGGGCACAGATGGCCCTGCCGGCCCCGACACCAGCCCCTTCCGCAGCGGCACACCCATGAAGGAGGCCGTGGGCCACACCGGCTACCTGACCTTCGCCACCAAGATCCCAGGCTAG